One window of the Salvia miltiorrhiza cultivar Shanhuang (shh) chromosome 6, IMPLAD_Smil_shh, whole genome shotgun sequence genome contains the following:
- the LOC130990353 gene encoding protein Dr1 homolog, which yields MEPMDIVGRTKEDASLPKATMTKIIKEMLPPDVRVARDAQDLLIECCVEFINLISSESNEICNKEDKRTIAPEHVLKALQALGFSEYMEDVYAAYEQHRVETIDTMRSGKWSNGAEMTEEEALAEQQRMFAEARARMNGGASAPKQSDPETEPSANS from the exons ATGGAACCTATGGACATTGTTGGCCGAACGAAAGAGGATGCTTCCCTTCCAAAAG CAACAATGACAAAAATCATCAAGGAGATGCTACCTCCAGATGTTCGTGTTGCTAGAGATGCTCAAGATCTTTTAATTGAGTGCTGTGTAG AGTTTATCAATCTTATTTCATCTGAATCAAATGAAATCTGTAACAAAGAAGATAAAAGAACAATTGCACCAGAACATGTGCTCAAGGCTTTACAG GCACTTGGATTCTCGGAGTATATGGAAGATGTTTATGCTGCATATGAGCAGCACAGGGTTGAGACTATA GACACCATGAGAAGTGGTAAATGGAGCAATGGAGCTGAAATGACTGAAGAAGAAGCATTGGCTGAGCAGCAGAGAATGTTTGCCGAAGCACGTGCTAGGATGAATGGAGGTGCCTCTGCTCCCAAGCAGTCGGATCCCGAGACCGAACCAAGTGCAAACAGCTAA
- the LOC130990354 gene encoding uncharacterized protein LOC130990354: MMPNKDKPRYRTRKSHISTNTLAMCDRYLKFVYVLPGWEGSAADSRVLRDALTRPHGLRVPKGNYYLCDNSYANCDGFLAPYKSVRYHLKEWGPMCARPQNTQELFNLRHAKARNIIERAFGIMKMRWGILQSTSYYPVKTQNRLIMAWFIINNFIRSEMAVDPIEQEFDNLFQDNAVLETEHEEYIEGVESSPEWNAARDALATAKWHQYIANFDHM; the protein is encoded by the exons ATGATGCCCAATAAAGATAAACCAAGGTATAGGACACGAAAAAGCCATATATCCACTAATACCCTTGCCATGTGCGATCGATATTTGAAGTTTGTTTATGTCTTGCCTGGGTGGGAGGGCTCGgcagctgattctagggttctACGAGATGCACTCACTAGACCACATGGATTGAGGGTGCCAAAGG GAAATTATTACTTGTGTGATAACAGCTACGCGAACTGTGATGGTTTCTTGGCGCCGTATAAGAGTGTACGATACCATTTGAAGGAGTGGGGACCTATGTGCGCACGACCACAAAACACTCAGGAATTGTTCAACCTTAGACATGCGAAAGCACGTAACATAATCGAGCGAGCATTTGGAATCATGAAAATGAGGTGGGGGATTCTTCAGAGTACATCATACTACCCTGTGAAGACACAAAATAGATTAATAATGGCATGGTTTATTATTAATAACTTTATCCGGAGCGAGATGGCAGTGGATCCTATAGAACAGGAGTTTGATAATCTATTCCAAGACAATGCTGTCCTTGAGACTGAGCACGAAGAGTACATCGAAGGGGTTGAGAGCTCACCGGAATGGAATGCGGCAAGGGATGCATTGGCAACTGCCAAGTGGCACCAATATATTGCAAATTTTGATCACATGTAG
- the LOC130990621 gene encoding protein FAR1-RELATED SEQUENCE 5-like, which yields MDFNLNEYPTNDVGDEDEVSSRKEAFFDENNVVNGKGDCDDNSDVGDGDKDESVEEVEENVEDEQHVEHDCANFVDLLNRIDVLEMVLEVGKSEAAHILYCESETKTSLDRWMATYKKQDRKTMCKAKLRVARRRNQPWKKLLIEAMNSAGIGISRACAFIEKESGGPQNCGFTRKDAYNHINGLKMKTKVENGDANSLIQYFSKMSNSEAFFYFDFQVDDEGRLMNFFFRDSRSSLDYDYFGDVLSVDSTYRTNRYKLVCVPFVGVNHHLKNVMFGIGFLSDETTRSYEWLLSTFLKSMHSKQPDIIFTDQCQSLMNAIDFVFPSASHRLCQWHINQNAPSHFGKLNGNSFFKKAWFHCMNGCDTEDEFEVTWMCMIDEYRLEENRWFNTMYGLKKRWSSVFTNQRFCAGLHATSRSEVTNKVIKNLCSASISLHDFVLKFEEVQIQWRRKEAEEDALCIGMPRLFVQNNELLNSAAKFLTRSVFRKLEHEASYSMNVDLIKGPSNYASLMT from the exons ATGGATTTTAATTTGAACGAGTATCCAACTAATGATGTTGGCGATGAAGATGAAGTATCGTCAAGGAAGGAAGCATTTTTTGATGAAAATAATGTTgtaaatggaaaaggagattgTGATGATAATTCAGATGTTGGAGACGGAGATAAGGATGAAAGCGTTGAAgaagttgaggaaaatgttgaAGATGAGCAACATGTTGAGCATGATTGTGCCAATTTTGTCGATCTACTTAATAGGATTGATGTACTTGAGATGGTATTAGAGGTTGGAAAATCCGAAGCAGCTCATATTTTATATTGCGA GAGTGAAACGAAGACATCATTGGATAGATGGATGGCTACTTACAAGAAGCAAGATCGAAAGACCATGTGTAAGGCAAAGCTAAGGGTGGCACGCAGACGTAATCAGCCATGGAAA AAACTTTTGATAGAAGCAATGAATTCAGCAGGCATTGGCATCTCTCGGGCTTGTGCATTCATTGAGAAGGAGTCAGGCGGGCCACAAAATTGTGGGTTTACACGGAAGGATGCTTATAATCACATTAATGGCTTAAAGATGAAGACAAAAGTggaaaacggtgatgcaaataGCCTTATTCAATATTTCAGCAAGATGTCGAATAGTGAGGCATTCTTTTATTTTGACTTTCAAGTAGATGATGAAGGGCGACTTATGAATTTTTTCTTCAGAGACTCTCGCAGCTCTTTGGACTACGATTATTTCGGAGATGTGTTGTCTGTAGATAGTACGTATCGGACCAACAGATACAAGCTTGTTTGTGTTCCTTTTGTTGGTGTGAACCATCATTTGAAGAATGTTATGTTTGGAATTGGTTTCCTATCTGATGAAACCACTCGATCTTACGAATGGTTACTTTCCACTTTCTTGAAGTCTATGCATTCGAAACAACCGGACATAATTTTTACGGATCAATGCCAATCGCTTATGAATGCAATTGATTTCGTATTCCCGAGCGCTAGTCATCGTCTATGCCAGTGGCATATCAACCAAAACGCGCCATCGCATTTTGGGAAGTTGAATGGGAATTCATTCTTCAAAAAAGCTTGGTTTCATTGTATGAATGGATGTGATACTGAGGATGAATTTGAAGTAACTTGGATGTGTATGATTGATGAATACAGGCTTGAAGAGAATAGATGGTTTAATACCATGTACGGGTTGAAAAAGAGGTGGTCCTCTGTCTTTACAAATCAGCGATTTTGTGCCGGCCTACATGCAACATCGCGTAGTGAGGTAACAAACAAGGTTATTAAGAACCTTTGTAGTGCAAGCATATCATTACATGATTTTGTGCTTAAGTTTGAAGAAGTACAAATTCAATGGCGGCGAAAAGAAGCTGAAGAGGATGCACTCTGTATAGGAATGCCAAGGTTATTTGTGCAAAACAATGAATTGTTGAATAGTGCAGCTAAATTCTTGACACGAAGTGTGTTTCGAAAATTGGAGCATGAGGCTAGTTATTCAATGAACGTTGATTTAATCAAAGGGCCATCAAATTATGCTTCTCTGATGACATAG